CTCCACTGTCCGTCCAATCGGTAAACCTCAATATAACAACCAAATTTATTTAGCACTTACATAAGCATCCTCTTATTCGATGTTATTATCACCGTCGTTGTGAATGCGTTTGGACctataaatatgatttatatctattttcgaAGTGAATTGCTAAAGGAAAAATCTGCTCAGACAGTTGGAGATGAAGCAAGCGATAGTTAATAAACCTTAAGGGTGATTAGTTAATAAGACTGTGAAGTGTAGGCGTGGACACGGGATATAAATAAGACGGTATAACCAACCACGAAGCGGAAATGAACCATGGGAATTagtgtaaataatattattgaaattCCGAATAGGAATATAACNNNNNNNNNNNNNNNNNNNNNNNNNNNNNNNNNNNNNNNNNNNNNNNNNNNNNNNNNNNNNNNNNNNNNNNNNNNNNNNNNNNNNNNNNNNNNNNNNNNNNNNNNNNNNNNNNNNNNNNNNNNNNNNNNNNNNNNNNNNNNNNNNNNNNNNNNNNNNNNNNNNNNNNNNNNNNNNNNNNNNNNNNNNNNNNNNNNNNNNNNNNNNNNNNNNNNNNNNNNNNNNNNNNNNNNNNGTGCACGCGCCAAATAACATCATTAAAATTACAATTTAACCGGAAAACATTAATCAAATAAATTCACCAAACGTCATTCTAGGTCTGGATAAGCTTTGCTGTTTCGCCAAACAGCATGCACATGCAAATAcctttttgtatgtgtgcatatatgataaCTTGAAAGGAGATATATACCTGTAACTGAGGGAATAGCCCTTGGCGGATCCAGGTTGACGGTTGCTGCGCTCCCACAAAATATACTTATATCAACAACAGCCTAATTGCAGTTGTGACGAAATGAAATGCTTGAAAATGCCTgtgaaattaattaaaagaaaaaaaaatcacaccctcTAATTCTGGTGCTTGAAGCCCCCGTTGGTTACACGGTCGGTTTCCCTCTTTTGAATATACAGGACTTCACTACTGTTTATAGTCTCATAATTTACTGATAATATGGCGAAGACGGAAATAAAccaaaagataaatagaagatgaACTACTTTgagcttttcctctttccccgttGGATTCACTGTAGAGTAAAAGCATATTTTTCATTGAGTAGGAAGTCTAGTGCTCAGTTGCCGGATATCCCTTGATAAGCTGACCTAGTCAAAAGTCAGTGTAGTAAAAACATGGGTATTCCTCTCCATTCAAATGTTTTCTTTCAGTTAAGACTTTGTCACTATTGATCAgttgtgtttttcttgttatcCTTAACTGTTTCTTTGCAAGCCATGTCATCAAAATCAAGCAAAAACCTCGATCGTTAACGCCCATGTTATCGTGACTGGCACTAGTTTAAAGGGCATCTAATCTGAAATTGTACGAAGACAACACATGAAAGCTGCCCAGCTNNNNNNNNNNNNNNNNNNNNNNNNNNNNNNNNNNNNNNNNNNNNNNNNNNNNNNNNNNNNNNNNNNNNNNNNNNNNNNNNNNNNNNNNNNNNNNNNNNNNNNNNNNNNNNNNNNNNNNNNNNNNNNNNNNNNNNNNNNNNNNNNNNNNNNNNNNNAGGACCCACGAATTCCCACTTCTCGGCCAGTTGATTGTggcgagaggaactgagaggacTTATTTTGCATTGCTCTGCGAGATATGTATTCGGAGAATTGTGCATTTTCATGGTTGGCTCTTTTAACCGGTGATTAATCCGAAAAGGCCACGGGATATCGTGTAGCTTCCTATAAATAACGGAaaatctgttattattttattttatgtttgtttcacCTACAACTCCNNNNNNNNNNNNNNNNNNNNNNNNNNNNNNNNNNNNNNNNNNNNNNNNNNNNNNNNNNNNNNNNNNNNNNNNNNNNNNNNNNNNNNNTATTTTGATAAGCTTGAGTATTATTGAAAAGGTGGTGGTCACAATCGGCTCATTCAAGCGGTGAAGGGCCGCTCATGATACGGACCCGCACACCACACCAACTTTTCCCACTATTACCCCCTTGCTTTGATTCATCTGTCCCatttatcctcatcatcctctttctcatTACTTTACGTTTCTTATTTCATATCCTCTCCTCACTACAAACGGAAAACAATACATATCACGAGGGGCATTATTACCACGGGCTTTTAAAATACACTAGTGCATaacccaaaaacataaaagaatatgATGATTAACTTCTATGAAATTATTTATTCACTCATGTAAGTTTTAAATGCATTGATTTATTGAACTGTATTTATAGGCATATATAAATTCAAACCTTACTCAAAGCTTGTTCATCACATCNNNNNNNNNNNNNNNNNNNNNNNNNNNNNNNNNNNNNNNNNNNNNNNNNNNNNNNNNNNNNNNNNNNNNNNNNNNNNNNNNNNNNNNNNNNNNNNNNNNNNNNNNNNNNNNNNNNNNNNNNNNNNNNNNNNNNNNNNNNNNNNNNNNNNNNNNNNNNNNNNNNNNNNNNNNNNNNNNNNNNNNNNNNNNNNNNNNNNNNNNNNNNNNNNNNNNNNNNNNNNNNNNNNNNNNNNNNNNNNNNNNNNNNNNNNNAGTATTCTAAATATAGGTGTTACATTAATTATTAAATCACCAATTAGAGCTTGCTTTTTCCTGATCCGTTTTAGTACCTGTCAATGCCTAGTAATTTTGTTCTTAATCCTTTAAGCATAAAGTTACCATTATTTATCACCTTTATGCTCATCTGTCTATccgttatcataattttattaccaGTTAGAAAATANNNNNNNNNNNNNNNNNNNNNNNNNNNNNNNNNNNNNNNNNNNNNNNNNNNNNNNNNNNNNNNNNNNNNNNNNNNNNNNNNNNNNNNNNNNNNNNNNNNNNNNNNNNNNNNNNNNNNNNNNNNNNNNNNNNNNNNNNNNNNNNNNNNNNNNNNNNNNNNNNNNNNNNNNNNNNNNNNNNNNNNNNNNNNNNNNNNNNNNNNNNNNNNNNNNNNNNNNNNNNNNNNNNNNNNNNNNNNNNNNNNNNNNNNNNNNNNNNNNNNNNNNNNNNNNNNNNNNNNNNNNNNNNNNNNNNNNNNNNNNNNNNNNNNNNNNNNNNNNNNNNNNNNNNAGGGCAGAGGGTTGTNNNNNNNNNNNNNNNNNNNNNNNNNNNNNNNNNNNNCTAGTAATTtaatcttataatattttattcatagaTATACTATTTTACATCTCCCttgtattcatctatttatccattattaATTAAGActgaacaataaataaattaataaagggactttatatgaatatgtgtatgtgtacacacacatacatatgataaaCATTTTCATAAATGTATTCTTTTatccaaagggtaaaaaaaatcctaaacttaATCAACAAAGGTGTTTTATTGCAAATGAAACATTTCACCTCTATCAAAATAAGATAAGCAATTGTTATAAAACTagtgtatatgataaataatatttacatttacatgacTATCAATTAGTTTGTATTGCCTGGAAGTCGCTTCTATAACATACTTAATACTATAACTTTAAAATCACAGATCCATTATGGTTGAGCGAGCCATTCTGTCCTTGCTCGATTGGCTAAAAAAGCCAGTAATACTAAAGCAGTAGCAGTAAGAGAGCTGAAAAACAATGGGATTGTCAATGGGATTGTCGTATGGTAATTTACATTCACAGATTAAAAATCCTTCTTAGAACACAATGGGTTTGGAATGACAGATAACAATCTTTTGGAATGACTACTCTCCTACGACATGACCAAGTTACTGGTGACCACAACCTCACTAGCGTCCAGGGATGAATCGGCGACCCACTCGAGGCCCAACTGCTCCACCCCCTTCCTGAAGTCTATAGCATGAGTCACGTCTTCACTGAACTTGATGCTTGAAAGCTTGACATCTGCCGCCACTAGTGATACCTTTAGCTCCCaccaaaggagaggaaagagaattttGGGGAAGCGCAGGTACAGCGGCCACTGCCAGTTCCAGGTCTTAATCAACATGGAAAGATCAACCGAGTTCTGAATATGAAGCGTATAGCCCACGCTGAGCTCACGATGGTCTTCGATGAAAGTTATTAAGTCCTCTATATCATTCATGTTGTCAATGGTTGCAATGACGTGAGGTTTGCTAGACTTTTGGGTTAGTGTGTGCAGCAGCGTTTTCATTTTGATGACAGAACGTGCAGAATTAATGAGCATTACCTGTGATGGAATTTTGATGGCAGTATTCTCTATGATCCACTGAATGCAGTCTGGGTCAAAATTATCGAGAGTATGTCGAAGTTCTTTGTCCCGGAAAAGGCTCTGTAATCTACTATGGAAATGCTCGTTCTCTGAACTGATGTCATGAGCCAGTCTCTTTATCACTTCAAAAGCACATGGAGTCTGATCagaaattagaatgataatgtcATCAACCCTTTCTAATGACAATTCATTTTCTAGAGCTAACAGTCCAGCAACGAACTCAATTACTTGTAAGTATCGATGTAATTTCTTTGCCACGTAGCTCTCTAATATTTCAGACAACAATCTGTCATGAGACACAATTTGTTTCACAAGGTACTCAGCTGCAAGAAACTCCTGCTGGGAATTGTGAGAAAATGTCCAGTAATTCTTGTGATCTAATGCAGAATCTTCACTTGTACTCTGTAAGACGGCTGTCAACACCTGTTTCTTCTGGAGTCCTAGGCTATCACCCAAGTCCATCAACTTTTCCACATCCTTGTTGGTGAGGCATTGACTTTTCCGATTCAGATTCTGCCACGCTACCTTGCCAAGATCTAGAATCCATCGACGCACATCCGAATCTTCGGGAGTGAATCTCTTCAGGGTGTATCTGATTATCTTCTGATACAGTCTGGTTAATGTTGTAGCTTCCTTGGCACTCTTGGAGTTATCTTGCCACAAAATGACCAAGAGTGACAGAGTTAGAGGCAACGAAACGAACTCACGATGACATTTGTCAAGTGAGTCTAGGTAGGACTCCATTTCAGTACACATTCTGTCTGCCTCTTCTTTTTCACTGGCACTTGTAGCTGACGTCAATGTTAGATGAAAGAAATTTCGCACGTACTTTTTCTGTCTATCCTCTCCAAATCCTAGGACTTTCAGAAGCATACAATCTGAACCAGTGGCTTCAAAGACCTTCATCTCTATGTATGACACCGCGTGTTGTCtggtggttatgatgatggtgcTCCTTGGTAAAGTATGTAGAATGTCGCTAATGAGCTCCTTTGCCTGATTAGTCGCCTCATCATATGCATCTACAATGAACATGAGTTTCAAATTCTGCATTAGCACCATGATATCATTCTTATGTACTCCTTTCATACTTTCTGGAAGGAAAACCAGTAGGAAATCTACTAGATTATCTTGCCTCGTGGTTTTGCAtttgattaaaattaatatatcacaGGTAGAGCCATGTTCATCTTTGTTCGCCCAGGTGTGTGTCAAAAACTGGCATATTGAAGTTTTCCCTGTCCCAGCTACTCCATACAGGATCACTTTGTTGGGACTCTGCAGCTCGCTGTCTAGTAAAGACAGAGTAGATTTCAGTCTCAGCTCACTTCGAGAGTAATCGATTTCAGGTTCGGTAAAAACCTTCTCAATTGTCAGCTTTTTGTGTGCGGGATGTAAACTCCAGGTAACCGGTGATGCGAGTTTTGCCGAGGCCTGATTGTACTTCTCAGAAAGTTCCTTACGACATTTTTGTAGGAGGTCATAGCAAAGTTGCTCCCGCAGCATTTTCACTTCCTGTCGATAGGTGTCAATATCTGCCTGTCGAACAGGCGGTTTCTCCAACCTAAGAATGTCTTTCTGAATTTCTGATATTTGAGCATTCAAGTCTATCCTAGCTTGCCTTTCAGTTTCCTCTAAAATGTATTTCAGTATACACCAAATTTTCCTCAGTTTCTCTTTCAGTTCTCTCTCAGGTAGAGAAACCCTGGAATGGAACAGTGTGTTCCTTTCATATTTTAATAAGTACAAATGGTATTCCAGTGTATCTCCTGGAGTATACCAAACAGGATCATTTTGGGGAGCTAAGCCTTCACAGCCCGACTGTATGAGTTTATAAAGCAATGTAATGTCTAAATTTTCTAATGGTTCCCCATTTTCAAGTTTCTTTACATCGCCGTGGGTAAGGCCTAATTTTTTCTTATTGCCAGACTTAATCTTCGCAATGTCACCTTTAAATGACCGGAACACGGTGACCATCGTCCTCACTGCAGGTCCCTTCGAACATACAGCTTGGAATAAACATGCAATATTAATCTCTTCAATAGAGAGACTTTCTAGGCTCGGTAGTGGTGCTGGTGGAGTGGTACTGGAAGGTGAAGAAGGTTCTGGCTCTGATATAGTGCCAAAACTGTCATAAGAGGTGAGAGTTTTGCACAGAACACTACAAGAATAAGCTTCATTCAGATGGACTGGTTCATCAGGCATCTCCTTCATAATCTCTTGACTCATCCTGCCTGTGACTTTCACAGTTGCATCTAACGCTTTTTCAAATAGCTGGAAAAGCTCGTAGGGCCAGTCATAATCGAGATTCTGAGCACTATATACAATTTCCTGGTGATTTTTAATGATACAGGTGAGTAAGTACTCCACTCTGTCAGACTTTTTACTCCACGCAGGGCCCTTCTGGCGTTCCAGACCACACACACGCTCAAGGAGTTTAAAGACCAGACGGATTGGCATCTTTTCAGGACAGATGTTTTTCCTTAACATCATCTTTTCTGCGGGAGTAAATGCAAATAGTGGATTTCTAATCTCAAATTTCTCTTTACGGTAAACCTCCACGCTTTTGCCATTGAGTTGATTTAACTGTTTGTACAATAATACTAGCATGCGGTGTATTGAATGTTGAGCCGAGACTTTGTAAATGTATGGAAAACTCGTGGATAGCGATGAGTTGAACTCCTTGTGTACGTCTACCTTCAAGTGTTTGAGCTCAATGCCTTTTCTTCCTTCAATCTTGGTAACAATTCGAACAAGGGCATCCTGCACGCTGTCGAGTCTGTGGCTCAGGCTTTGCTCTGACAAGGCAAAGCCCTCTTTTAGTTCGTCCCACTCTCGGAAGACATAGTGCACCAAACTCTCGATCGAGTCCATACTGTTGCTCTCCCAGACAGGGTCACTATATATAGCCAAGTTATCCATGTATTTTATCATCTTGTAGAGCAGATGGCAGTCAAATTCTTCCGGCGGGGTGTCCGATTCTATTATATCCCTGTGGTCGACGAACATCCTCTTTGCCCAGCGTTGCTTGCTTTTCTCCTGCTCAAAGAAATCGTCGAGGCTCCTTCTATTCAGAAGAGAGAAGTTTTTGTGAACTTCAGCCAGGATGCGCTGAATGTACTTCATGGTGTGGTGCAGCCTGGCGAAAGTGGCCGGCGCCGGAATGGAGGAGGCCATGGCGGCCAGAGAGGAATGGCTGTCCGATGGAAGCGACTCGCGTGGATGTTACATCATTTGCTGCGTTCTGTGAGTCTGTGTATGGCGCATGTTGAGCAGCACCTCGCTTTTATATCCTGTTGGGAGACAGTGACAGGAAATTAATGCACagcactcatatatgtatatgagagctATGAGATAGAGATGAAAGCTCACAAGTGCAAATCTCTCctgtagaaaaaggtatgaatgggaatgaacaTTGTCGCAATGAAGACNNNNNNNNNNNNNNNNNNNNNNNNNNNNNNNNNNNNNNNNNNNNNNNNNNNNNNNNNNNNNNNNNNNNNNNNNNNNNNNNNNNNNNNNNNNNNNNNNNNNNNNNNNNNNNNNNNNNNNNNNNNNNNNNNNNNNNNNNNNNNNNNNNNNNNNNNNNNNNNNNNNNNNNNNNNNNNNNNNNNNNNNNNNNNNNNNNNNNNNNNNNNNNNNNNNNNNNNNNNNNNNNNNNNNNNNNNNNNNNNNNNNNNNNNNNNNNNNNNNNNNNNNNNNNNNNNNNNNNNNNNNNNNNNNNNNNNNNNNNNNNNNNNNNNNNNNNNNNNNNNNNNNNNNNNNNNNNNNNNNNNNNNNNNNNNNNNNNNNNNNNNNNNNNNNNNNNNNNNNNNNNNNNNNNNNNNNNNNNNNNNNNNNNNNNNNNNNNNNNNNNTTCACGAAGTAAGAATTATTGTCAGCAAAAACTGCATGCATACTGAGAGTAATTTTCAAATCGTCATGACGTCACTAAGTATGCAACCTCCGCGAAAGAATTCCCTTTTCGAATGAATTTCAGAATTAAACGAGTTCAGCTCGATAAGATTACAGCGGTGACTTTACAATCGACTTTTATGACTATATTTTGAGATATTTATCCACTTATAAGCGGAAGTTACTCATTTACACTGTTATACAGGATATGTCCTAACTCCGTACAAAACTTTTCAAAAACCTTCAACTAGACCATCTACAGTATGCTTGCCAACGAGCATATTTTACGATACATCTTTTANNNNNNNNNNNNNNNNNNNNNNNNNNNNNNNNNNNNNNNNNNNNNNNNNNNNNNNNNNNNNNNNNNNNNNNNNNNNNNNNNNNNNNNNNNNNNNNNNNNNNNNNNNNNNNNNNNNNNNNNNNNNNNNNNNNNNNNNNNNNNNNNNNNNNNNNNNNNNNNNNNNNNNNNNNNNNNNNNNNNNNNATTTTCTTAACAAAGTATATTCTACTGCAAACGGTTTTCTTTTACGAGGGCACCATAGCTCATTACAACCacacttttattcatattttagaaGCCATTCACTTTTCATATaaactgttaaaaaataattgcgaaacacatattcacatggatatctaaaaaaaataatcagacatTTCCTTGAGTGTTCCCTTACTACTATAATAACAAATTTCTAAACTTAAGCATTCTTTACAATTATTCTTAAAcgttaacacaaaaacaaatgaaaagaaagtatTATCTGAATAAACCACGATTAGATATCATTGGGTGCCTACTACCTGGGCAGTTATTCAAACCTGTGCAGTGAGTGACCAGCTCTGAAACTAATCTTAacgttattttaaatatttccgCCATGATAAGGCGatcagtaataaaataatcagtAGCACATGCTTATCTGCGCAGATACAAAATGTATACAAGAACCAATGATGTTTCAGTGTTTCGATGCGTGTGTATTCATGTAGTCAGTGCAACTACAGGGGAGCTAATGGAATACATGTCTAGCAATTCTGATGAAATTATGTCAGAATGTTAACGAATTGTGTTAATCTGCACGataattcattcttattcataactTCACCTAGACTGCTTACAGATATTATAAACATAGGCATTTTAACTGATTT
This Penaeus monodon isolate SGIC_2016 chromosome 19, NSTDA_Pmon_1, whole genome shotgun sequence DNA region includes the following protein-coding sequences:
- the LOC119585185 gene encoding uncharacterized protein LOC119585185 produces the protein MASSIPAPATFARLHHTMKYIQRILAEVHKNFSLLNRRSLDDFFEQEKSKQRWAKRMFVDHRDIIESDTPPEEFDCHLLYKMIKYMDNLAIYSDPVWESNSMDSIESLVHYVFREWDELKEGFALSEQSLSHRLDSVQDALVRIVTKIEGRKGIELKHLKVDVHKEFNSSLSTSFPYIYKVSAQHSIHRMLVLLYKQLNQLNGKSVEVYRKEKFEIRNPLFAFTPAEKMMLRKNICPEKMPIRLVFKLLERVCGLERQKGPAWSKKSDRVEYLLTCIIKNHQEIVYSAQNLDYDWPYELFQLFEKALDATVKVTGRMSQEIMKEMPDEPVHLNEAYSCSVLCKTLTSYDSFGTISEPEPSSPSSTTPPAPLPSLESLSIEEINIACLFQAVCSKGPAVRTMVTVFRSFKGDIAKIKSGNKKKLGLTHGDVKKLENGEPLENLDITLLYKLIQSGCEGLAPQNDPVWYTPGDTLEYHLYLLKYERNTLFHSRVSLPERELKEKLRKIWCILKYILEETERQARIDLNAQISEIQKDILRLEKPPVRQADIDTYRQEVKMLREQLCYDLLQKCRKELSEKYNQASAKLASPVTWSLHPAHKKLTIEKVFTEPEIDYSRSELRLKSTLSLLDSELQSPNKVILYGVAGTGKTSICQFLTHTWANKDEHGSTCDILILIKCKTTRQDNLVDFLLVFLPESMKGVHKNDIMVLMQNLKLMFIVDAYDEATNQAKELISDILHTLPRSTIIITTRQHAVSYIEMKVFEATGSDCMLLKVLGFGEDRQKKYVRNFFHLTLTSATSASEKEEADRMCTEMESYLDSLDKCHREFVSLPLTLSLLVILWQDNSKSAKEATTLTRLYQKIIRYTLKRFTPEDSDVRRWILDLGKVAWQNLNRKSQCLTNKDVEKLMDLGDSLGLQKKQVLTAVLQSTSEDSALDHKNYWTFSHNSQQEFLAAEYLVKQIVSHDRLLSEILESYVAKKLHRYLQVIEFVAGLLALENELSLERVDDIIILISDQTPCAFEVIKRLAHDISSENEHFHSRLQSLFRDKELRHTLDNFDPDCIQWIIENTAIKIPSQVMLINSARSVIKMKTLLHTLTQKSSKPHVIATIDNMNDIEDLITFIEDHRELSVGYTLHIQNSVDLSMLIKTWNWQWPLYLRFPKILFPLLWWELKVSLVAADVKLSSIKFSEDVTHAIDFRKGVEQLGLEWVADSSLDASEVVVTSNLVMS